One window of Nostoc sp. C052 genomic DNA carries:
- a CDS encoding DnaJ C-terminal domain-containing protein: MQNLPNFRDYYEILGVSKDASGEEIKKVYRRLARQYHPDLNPGNKESEEKFKDIGEAYEVLSDPAKRSQYDQFSRYWKQKGFAGNKQAPKAKTWQNSASDRNGNQDVDPSQFSDFESFINQVIGVKNKSAANNSSNGNNSDPFRSPRTKVAYTVNTPPRTTRRDIEARLTLPLEKAYQGGNERIRLEDGRSLEVNMPPGMVSGQTIRLRNQGVGGGDLYLKITVEPHPLFKLEGSNILCQVPVTPSEAVLGGQVEAPTLDGPVKMTTPPGVRSGQKFRLGNKGYPNDDGKRGDQLVEIQIVTPKNISPEERELYEKLRQIETFKPRADFIR; encoded by the coding sequence ATGCAAAATTTGCCGAACTTTCGCGATTACTACGAGATTTTAGGAGTATCTAAAGATGCCTCTGGTGAGGAAATTAAAAAGGTTTATCGGCGGTTAGCCAGGCAATATCACCCCGATCTGAATCCGGGTAATAAAGAATCTGAGGAAAAATTTAAGGATATCGGCGAGGCTTATGAAGTTCTTTCAGATCCAGCCAAGCGATCGCAGTACGACCAGTTTAGCCGCTACTGGAAGCAAAAAGGCTTTGCAGGCAACAAACAAGCGCCAAAGGCGAAAACTTGGCAGAATAGTGCTAGCGATCGCAACGGCAATCAGGACGTAGATCCCAGCCAATTCTCCGACTTTGAAAGCTTTATTAATCAAGTTATCGGCGTTAAAAATAAGAGTGCGGCAAATAACTCCAGTAATGGCAATAATAGCGATCCGTTTCGTTCCCCTAGAACAAAAGTTGCCTACACCGTTAACACCCCACCTCGCACAACCCGGCGGGATATAGAAGCCAGATTGACTCTACCATTAGAAAAGGCTTATCAAGGTGGTAATGAGCGTATTCGTTTGGAAGATGGGCGATCGCTAGAAGTAAACATGCCACCAGGGATGGTATCAGGTCAAACCATCCGTTTACGAAACCAAGGCGTTGGTGGTGGCGACTTATACTTAAAAATTACCGTTGAGCCTCATCCATTATTTAAGCTAGAAGGTTCAAATATTCTCTGCCAAGTTCCAGTTACTCCCAGCGAGGCAGTTTTAGGGGGACAGGTAGAAGCACCAACTCTTGACGGGCCTGTGAAAATGACTACCCCTCCCGGAGTTAGGTCTGGTCAAAAATTTCGGCTAGGGAATAAAGGCTATCCCAATGATGATGGTAAACGTGGCGATCAATTAGTAGAAATTCAAATAGTTACCCCGAAAAATATTAGTCCAGAAGAACGGGAACTATACGAAAAGTTACGGCAAATTGAAACTTTTAAACCCCGTGCTGATTTCATCCGTTAA
- a CDS encoding VOC family protein, which produces MSIHPQIEQQITFFSTHNLNVSTEFYEQKLGLELWLDQGTCRIYTVNGSAYLGLCEACEKLPPATNKQSSVIFTLVTQQVDEWFEYLKERGVDFEKPPTLNEKYNIYHCFFRDPDGYLIEIQRFETNDKKRHN; this is translated from the coding sequence ATGTCTATTCATCCGCAAATCGAACAGCAAATTACCTTCTTTTCTACCCATAACCTCAATGTATCTACAGAATTCTACGAACAAAAGCTAGGTTTGGAGTTATGGCTTGACCAAGGAACCTGTCGAATTTATACTGTTAATGGTTCTGCGTACTTGGGATTGTGTGAAGCCTGCGAAAAATTACCTCCTGCAACCAACAAGCAATCAAGTGTCATTTTTACTCTGGTAACACAGCAGGTGGATGAATGGTTTGAATATCTCAAAGAACGTGGCGTCGATTTTGAAAAGCCGCCTACATTAAACGAAAAGTACAATATTTACCACTGTTTTTTCCGCGACCCCGATGGTTATTTGATTGAAATTCAACGTTTCGAGACTAATGACAAAAAAAGACATAACTAA
- a CDS encoding DUF3800 domain-containing protein gives MSAEIKFRHYFVDEAGDLTFFDKKGRIIVGQPGASKFFMVGVAQISDPEQVTWELNALRASLITHPRFKNIPSMQPEAKKTAITFHAKDDHPEIRENVFELMQSFDIKVFIAIRSKAEIAESAKANFKSLGTKLQQNAIYDDLITRVFKNLLHKADVIHIAIARRGKAAREEALEQAINQAQKNFESQWKISSNSSIMIEPTYPSEVAGLHIDYYLWAVQRCYERDDDQFFLPLAKKYRLIMDLDDNRNKPYGEWYGDRNPLTLKKLKEARSK, from the coding sequence ATGTCAGCAGAAATTAAATTTCGTCACTACTTTGTTGACGAAGCAGGTGATCTTACATTCTTCGATAAAAAGGGACGCATCATCGTAGGTCAACCTGGAGCATCTAAATTTTTCATGGTTGGTGTTGCTCAAATTTCTGATCCAGAACAAGTTACCTGGGAACTGAATGCACTCCGCGCAAGCTTGATCACTCATCCTCGCTTCAAAAATATTCCCTCGATGCAACCGGAAGCGAAAAAGACTGCGATTACCTTTCACGCTAAGGATGACCATCCCGAAATTCGTGAAAATGTTTTTGAACTGATGCAGTCTTTCGATATCAAAGTTTTCATTGCAATTCGGAGTAAAGCTGAAATAGCAGAATCAGCAAAAGCAAACTTTAAAAGCTTAGGTACAAAGCTTCAGCAGAATGCAATTTATGACGATCTCATAACACGGGTGTTCAAAAATCTGTTGCATAAAGCAGATGTTATCCATATTGCTATTGCTAGACGCGGTAAGGCAGCACGCGAAGAAGCACTAGAACAAGCCATTAACCAAGCTCAGAAAAACTTTGAGTCTCAATGGAAAATTAGTTCAAATAGCTCGATTATGATTGAGCCTACTTATCCATCTGAGGTTGCTGGTTTACACATCGACTATTACCTCTGGGCTGTACAGCGATGCTATGAACGCGACGATGACCAGTTTTTTCTGCCACTTGCCAAGAAATATAGACTCATTATGGACTTAGACGATAATCGCAACAAACCTTATGGAGAGTGGTATGGCGATCGCAATCCATTAACGCTTAAAAAGCTAAAAGAGGCTAGGTCTAAGTAG
- the dnaK gene encoding molecular chaperone DnaK, which translates to MGKVVGIDLGTTNSVVAVMEGGKPVVIANAEGMRTTPSVVGFSKEGERVVGQMARRQTVLNPQNTFFAVKRFIGRKYGELNADSKRVPYTIRKDEVGNIKIACPRMNKDFAPEEISAMVLKKLADDASRYLGEPVTGAVITVPAYFNDSQRQATRDAGRIAGLEVLRILNEPTAASLAYGLDRGDTETILVFDLGGGTFDVSILEVGDGIFEVKATSGDTQLGGNDFDKIIVDWLADQFLETEEVDLRRDRQALQRLMEAAEKAKIELSAVSVTDINLPFITATEDGPKHLETSLTRSQFEGLCGDLVGRLRTPVKRALKDAGLSPRDIEEVVLVGGSTRMPMVKQLVRDLIGTEPNENVNPDEVVGVGAAIQAGILAGELKDVLLLDVTPLSMGLETIGGVMKKLIPRNTTIPVRRSDIFSTSENNQNTVEIHVVQGEREMAANNKSLGRFKLYGIPPAPRGIPQVQVSFDIDANGILQVTALDRTTGREQSITIQGASTLNESEVNRMIQDAQKYADVDRERKERVEKRTRSEALIFQAERQLREVALEFGMQFARNRRQRIDNICRQLKESLKENSDRGIDQAYADLQDALYELNREVRETYAEDEDDDLFGTIRDIFTGGDKERERESPRDTYRERDSYSQGYGKDYGKDYGRDYNRDSRSPSYESRPPRKSRPSYQDNWDDEEDNDWL; encoded by the coding sequence ATGGGCAAGGTAGTCGGCATCGACTTGGGTACAACCAACTCAGTAGTCGCCGTTATGGAGGGTGGCAAGCCGGTGGTGATTGCCAATGCAGAAGGAATGCGAACAACCCCCTCCGTAGTTGGCTTCAGCAAAGAAGGTGAAAGAGTAGTTGGGCAAATGGCACGGCGACAAACCGTCCTCAATCCCCAAAATACCTTTTTTGCAGTTAAACGCTTCATTGGGCGGAAGTATGGTGAACTAAATGCAGATTCTAAGCGTGTGCCCTACACGATCCGCAAAGACGAAGTAGGTAATATTAAAATTGCCTGTCCTCGGATGAATAAAGATTTTGCCCCAGAAGAAATTTCGGCAATGGTGCTGAAGAAATTGGCAGACGATGCTAGTCGCTATTTGGGTGAACCAGTTACCGGGGCAGTGATTACAGTACCCGCCTATTTTAATGATTCTCAACGGCAGGCAACCCGTGATGCTGGCAGAATTGCCGGTTTAGAAGTGCTGCGGATTCTGAATGAACCGACGGCGGCATCTTTAGCTTATGGATTGGATCGGGGTGACACGGAAACTATCTTAGTCTTTGACTTGGGTGGTGGCACTTTTGACGTGTCGATTTTAGAAGTTGGTGATGGGATATTTGAAGTCAAGGCTACCAGTGGAGATACCCAACTTGGTGGTAACGACTTTGACAAAATAATCGTAGATTGGTTAGCAGATCAATTTCTGGAAACAGAAGAGGTAGACTTAAGACGCGATCGCCAAGCTTTGCAACGTCTGATGGAAGCGGCGGAAAAGGCCAAAATTGAGCTTTCTGCTGTCAGCGTCACCGATATTAACTTACCCTTCATCACCGCTACAGAAGATGGCCCCAAACATCTGGAAACTAGTCTGACTCGTTCTCAGTTTGAAGGTTTGTGTGGTGATTTGGTGGGACGGTTACGGACACCAGTAAAACGAGCGCTCAAAGATGCCGGACTTTCACCTAGAGATATTGAAGAAGTTGTTTTAGTTGGCGGTTCTACACGGATGCCAATGGTAAAGCAGCTAGTACGAGACTTGATTGGCACAGAACCCAACGAAAATGTCAACCCCGATGAAGTTGTAGGAGTAGGTGCAGCAATTCAAGCCGGAATTCTCGCAGGTGAACTTAAAGATGTGCTGCTTTTGGATGTCACACCCCTTTCTATGGGATTGGAAACTATCGGTGGCGTGATGAAAAAACTCATTCCCCGCAATACCACCATCCCAGTTCGCCGTTCTGACATTTTTTCCACGTCTGAAAATAACCAAAATACTGTGGAAATTCACGTAGTTCAGGGCGAACGGGAAATGGCCGCAAACAACAAGTCCTTAGGACGGTTCAAGCTGTATGGCATCCCGCCAGCACCACGAGGAATTCCTCAAGTTCAGGTGTCATTTGATATCGATGCTAATGGCATTTTACAGGTAACGGCCTTAGATAGAACCACTGGGAGAGAACAAAGTATTACCATTCAAGGCGCTTCCACCTTGAATGAGTCGGAAGTGAATCGGATGATTCAAGACGCGCAAAAATATGCCGATGTCGATCGCGAACGTAAAGAAAGAGTAGAAAAGCGGACTCGTTCTGAGGCGCTGATTTTCCAAGCAGAAAGGCAACTTCGAGAAGTAGCGCTGGAATTTGGTATGCAGTTTGCCCGAAACCGCCGCCAAAGAATTGATAATATTTGCCGACAACTAAAAGAGAGTCTAAAGGAAAATAGCGATCGCGGTATCGATCAAGCCTACGCCGACTTGCAAGATGCTCTTTATGAGCTAAATCGCGAAGTCCGGGAGACTTATGCTGAAGATGAAGATGACGACTTGTTTGGTACTATCCGTGACATCTTTACTGGCGGCGATAAGGAACGTGAACGCGAATCTCCCAGAGATACATACCGAGAACGCGACTCATACAGCCAAGGCTATGGCAAAGATTACGGTAAAGACTATGGCAGAGATTATAACCGAGATAGTCGTTCTCCCTCTTATGAAAGCCGTCCTCCACGCAAATCTCGTCCTAGCTACCAAGATAACTGGGATGACGAAGAAGACAATGATTGGTTGTAA
- the lysA gene encoding diaminopimelate decarboxylase produces the protein MVSTHPTGVQHSGSQYLPQRHDTSTNPSPNQQLLPLTARVHDHDLLEIGGCDVTTLVEQFGSPLYILDEETLRSACQQYRDAFKQYYKGESQVLYASKAWNCLAVCAIAASEGLGIDVVSGGELYTALEAGVSPNKIYLHGNNKSREELILAIASGVTIVADNWYELHTLVEIAEEQGSRGAREVNSPSSFQSPLPIRVMLRLTPGIECHTHEYIRTGHLDSKFGFDPNDLDEVFTFVSQQSALNCVGVHAHIGSQIFERQPHQDLAAVMVQWLRDAAKFGLNITELNVGGGLGIKYTESDDPPSIEEWVKAICEVIQEACVAENLPLPKLLSEPGRSLIATACVTAYTIGSSKVIPEIRTYVAIDGGMSDNPRPITYQSVYRAVVANKMSFPLTETVTIAGKHCESGDILIKNALLPKTESGDILVVMGTGAYNYSMASNYNRLPRPAAVVVANSEANLILQRETYEDLIRQDRLPERLKK, from the coding sequence ATGGTATCGACTCACCCCACTGGGGTTCAACATTCTGGAAGTCAATATTTACCTCAAAGGCACGACACCAGCACAAATCCATCACCTAATCAACAACTTTTACCCTTGACTGCCAGAGTTCATGATCATGACCTCCTGGAAATTGGTGGGTGTGATGTCACAACCCTAGTTGAGCAGTTTGGTTCACCTTTATATATTTTAGATGAAGAAACCCTGCGTTCGGCTTGTCAACAATACCGAGATGCTTTCAAGCAATACTATAAGGGCGAATCTCAAGTATTGTACGCCTCAAAAGCTTGGAATTGTTTAGCAGTTTGTGCGATCGCTGCTTCTGAAGGACTGGGAATAGATGTAGTTTCTGGGGGCGAACTTTACACAGCATTGGAAGCGGGTGTTAGTCCAAATAAAATTTACCTCCACGGCAATAATAAATCTCGTGAAGAATTAATTTTAGCGATCGCGTCTGGTGTCACCATTGTGGCGGATAACTGGTATGAATTACATACCCTTGTGGAAATAGCAGAGGAGCAGGGGAGCAGGGGAGCAAGGGAAGTAAATTCCCCCTCATCCTTTCAATCCCCTCTGCCTATTCGCGTCATGCTACGGCTAACTCCCGGTATCGAGTGTCATACGCATGAATACATTCGCACAGGACACTTAGATAGCAAATTTGGCTTTGATCCCAACGATTTAGATGAAGTTTTTACCTTTGTTAGTCAACAATCTGCCCTGAATTGCGTAGGAGTACACGCTCATATTGGTTCGCAAATTTTTGAGCGCCAACCACACCAAGATTTGGCTGCTGTGATGGTGCAGTGGCTCCGAGATGCTGCGAAGTTTGGTTTAAATATTACAGAGTTAAATGTTGGTGGCGGTTTAGGGATTAAATATACAGAATCAGACGATCCCCCCAGCATTGAAGAGTGGGTAAAGGCGATTTGTGAAGTGATCCAAGAAGCTTGTGTAGCCGAAAATCTACCTTTGCCGAAATTACTGAGTGAACCGGGGCGATCGCTAATTGCGACAGCTTGTGTTACTGCCTATACTATTGGTTCATCGAAAGTTATCCCAGAAATTCGTACCTACGTGGCAATTGATGGCGGAATGTCTGACAATCCCCGTCCGATTACTTACCAATCAGTTTATCGGGCAGTTGTTGCCAATAAAATGTCTTTTCCTTTAACTGAAACAGTCACAATTGCTGGTAAACATTGCGAATCAGGAGATATTCTGATTAAAAACGCACTACTCCCAAAGACTGAATCAGGGGATATTCTCGTAGTTATGGGAACTGGTGCGTACAATTACAGTATGGCATCTAACTACAACCGCTTGCCCCGACCGGCAGCAGTCGTAGTGGCGAATAGCGAAGCAAATTTAATTTTGCAACGTGAAACTTATGAAGATTTAATTCGACAAGATCGCCTACCAGAAAGATTAAAGAAATAG
- the rimI gene encoding ribosomal protein S18-alanine N-acetyltransferase, giving the protein MISLDLEIKLLTPEHLSALLELDQACFGGLWTMEGYQRELDSPNSDLLGLFSPVSNSRLLGMGCFWSILEEAHITILAVHPEYHRQGLGQALLYSLIKTACDRKMERATLEVRASNLGAISLYQKFGFKTAGRRRHYYQDNDEDALILWLPDLQHPKFQATLDHWYSIVSDRLDKSSWHLLF; this is encoded by the coding sequence GTGATCTCATTAGACTTAGAAATTAAATTACTGACTCCTGAGCATCTCAGTGCATTGTTGGAACTGGATCAAGCTTGTTTTGGTGGTCTATGGACAATGGAAGGCTACCAAAGAGAGTTGGACAGTCCCAATAGCGATTTGCTGGGTTTGTTTTCCCCTGTCTCTAATTCGAGACTATTGGGAATGGGTTGCTTTTGGTCAATTTTAGAGGAAGCCCACATTACAATTTTGGCGGTTCATCCCGAATATCACCGTCAAGGACTAGGACAGGCTTTATTATATTCACTTATTAAGACAGCTTGCGATCGCAAAATGGAGCGAGCTACCCTCGAAGTGCGAGCTTCCAACTTGGGGGCTATATCTTTATATCAAAAATTTGGCTTCAAAACAGCAGGGCGGCGTCGGCATTACTACCAAGATAACGATGAGGACGCGCTGATTCTTTGGCTCCCAGATTTACAACACCCCAAATTTCAAGCAACTTTAGACCACTGGTATTCCATTGTCAGCGATCGCCTAGACAAATCCTCTTGGCACTTGCTTTTTTAG
- a CDS encoding DUF3143 domain-containing protein encodes MPLLPSDTPLYNHPLPQIEQWLKDQGCQQDETQRHCWRVQRPSWQAELWLDVEQIVVRYVQSGENGQDIQRSFKYSLSRDDVEQAVFSGP; translated from the coding sequence ATGCCTCTTCTTCCCTCTGATACCCCCCTATATAATCATCCCCTGCCACAAATTGAGCAGTGGCTAAAAGACCAAGGTTGTCAACAAGACGAAACACAGAGACATTGCTGGCGCGTGCAGCGGCCTAGTTGGCAAGCGGAATTGTGGCTCGATGTTGAGCAAATTGTCGTGCGATATGTCCAATCTGGGGAAAATGGACAAGATATCCAACGCTCATTTAAGTATTCTCTAAGTCGGGATGATGTAGAACAAGCGGTTTTTTCTGGGCCATAA
- a CDS encoding bestrophin family protein, which yields MKSIYRHILWCGAFGFLISLLYYFDKPVSQPILGSVIPSIVLGLLLVFRTNTAYERFWEGRKCWGSIVNNVRNLARQIWVSVDEISPEDKENKITALNLLAAFAVTTKLHLRGEAVNSELEDLVPSTKYIKLKIMNNPPIEVAFWIGDYLQQQYNRNCLNSYQLTSMQELLNNLVDNLGACERILKTPMPLAYAIHLKQLLILYCFLLPFQIVESLGWWTGLISALVGFTVFGIEAIGLEIENPFGYDANDLPLDVICETMKRNIDDLITLTPNTRSHQDSSIQHLPSN from the coding sequence ATGAAATCAATTTACAGACATATCTTATGGTGTGGAGCTTTCGGATTTTTGATTTCTCTACTTTACTATTTTGACAAACCTGTATCCCAACCTATTTTAGGAAGTGTGATTCCTAGTATTGTTTTAGGTTTGTTACTTGTCTTTCGTACCAATACTGCTTATGAGCGATTTTGGGAAGGGAGAAAATGCTGGGGTTCTATAGTAAATAACGTCCGAAATCTAGCGCGACAGATTTGGGTATCAGTTGATGAAATTTCACCAGAAGATAAAGAAAATAAAATTACGGCATTAAACTTATTGGCAGCTTTTGCTGTCACAACTAAATTGCATTTGCGTGGAGAAGCTGTCAATAGCGAGTTAGAAGACTTAGTGCCGTCTACTAAGTACATAAAACTGAAGATTATGAATAATCCCCCCATAGAGGTAGCCTTTTGGATAGGAGATTATTTACAACAACAGTACAATCGTAATTGCCTTAACAGTTACCAGTTAACATCTATGCAAGAATTATTGAATAATCTGGTGGATAATTTAGGTGCTTGCGAACGCATTTTAAAAACACCCATGCCCCTTGCTTATGCTATTCATTTAAAGCAATTGCTGATACTATATTGCTTTTTGCTACCATTTCAAATAGTAGAAAGTCTCGGTTGGTGGACAGGTTTAATTTCTGCCTTAGTTGGTTTTACTGTGTTTGGCATTGAAGCCATTGGCTTAGAGATAGAAAACCCCTTTGGCTATGACGCTAATGATTTACCATTAGATGTAATTTGCGAGACAATGAAACGCAATATTGATGATTTAATTACTTTGACTCCAAATACGCGATCGCATCAAGATAGCAGCATACAGCATCTCCCAAGCAACTGA
- a CDS encoding isoprenyl transferase → MTAQQTKLQDLPTDLKRELLPQHVAVIMDGNGRWAKRQGLPRIMGHKRGVDALKDLLRCCQDWGIQALTAYAFSTENWKRPQEEVDFLMTLFQRVLRQELREMVEENVQIKFVGNLQDLPRSLQQEISRSMEETKNNRGIRFSVATNYGGRQEILQACQAIAKQVQQGLLQPDEINEQVFESHLYTAGVTDPDLLIRTSGEMRLSNFLLWQMAYGEIYITDALWPDFNRAEFHRALCAYQQRERRFGKV, encoded by the coding sequence ATGACAGCACAACAAACTAAACTGCAAGATTTGCCTACTGACTTAAAACGAGAACTATTGCCGCAGCACGTGGCGGTGATTATGGATGGTAATGGTCGATGGGCTAAACGTCAGGGTCTACCCCGAATTATGGGTCATAAGCGGGGAGTAGATGCTCTTAAGGATTTACTTCGCTGTTGTCAGGATTGGGGAATTCAAGCGCTGACAGCTTATGCTTTTTCAACAGAGAACTGGAAAAGACCACAGGAAGAAGTGGATTTTTTGATGACTCTGTTTCAAAGAGTCTTGCGCCAAGAACTGCGGGAAATGGTCGAAGAGAATGTTCAAATTAAGTTTGTGGGGAATTTGCAAGACCTGCCGCGATCGCTCCAACAGGAAATATCGCGTTCTATGGAAGAAACTAAGAATAATCGCGGTATCCGGTTTTCAGTAGCAACTAATTATGGTGGACGACAAGAGATTTTACAAGCTTGTCAGGCGATCGCCAAACAAGTGCAGCAAGGTCTATTACAACCCGATGAAATTAATGAGCAGGTGTTTGAGAGCCACTTGTACACAGCCGGAGTTACTGACCCAGATTTATTAATCCGCACCAGTGGAGAAATGCGCCTCTCAAATTTCCTGCTCTGGCAAATGGCTTATGGAGAAATTTATATTACTGATGCTCTCTGGCCCGATTTTAACCGAGCAGAGTTCCACCGTGCTTTGTGTGCCTACCAGCAACGAGAGCGGCGATTTGGGAAAGTGTAA
- a CDS encoding M28 family peptidase — protein MNLTERLQTSLSAIARERDPYMATAGHFFVQEYIRQQFSQWGSVEIHTFEVRGKACNNLILNLPSQARRQKKDLPPILIGAHYDGVPGTVAADDNATGVAVLLELARKFAAQAVRYPLRLVAFDMEEYGLLGSADYAAMLHQQKQQLRLMISLEMLGYKDSTPGSQNYPRPLERFYPDRGDFIALIGNLRILPDLIGMSRNIRKAGVSSQWLPVPNRGLIVPQTRLSDHAPFWDLGYPAMMVTDTAFLRNPHYHKPSDAIATLDLDFLTRVCEGLEIAIRRL, from the coding sequence TTGAATTTAACAGAGCGATTACAAACTTCCCTCAGTGCGATCGCGCGAGAACGCGATCCTTACATGGCAACGGCTGGACATTTTTTTGTCCAAGAATACATCCGCCAGCAATTTTCCCAATGGGGGAGTGTGGAAATCCACACCTTTGAAGTCAGAGGCAAAGCTTGTAATAACTTGATATTAAATTTACCCTCCCAAGCTAGAAGGCAAAAAAAGGATTTGCCACCTATTTTAATTGGCGCTCATTATGATGGCGTTCCGGGAACAGTTGCGGCTGATGATAATGCTACAGGTGTGGCAGTGTTGCTGGAATTGGCGAGAAAGTTTGCTGCCCAAGCTGTCAGATATCCTTTAAGACTGGTTGCTTTCGATATGGAAGAATACGGCTTACTAGGCAGTGCTGACTATGCAGCGATGTTGCATCAACAAAAGCAACAACTACGCTTAATGATCTCCTTGGAAATGCTGGGCTATAAGGATTCTACACCTGGCTCTCAAAATTATCCCCGTCCTCTGGAACGCTTCTACCCAGATAGAGGCGATTTTATTGCTTTAATTGGCAACTTGCGGATATTGCCAGACTTAATTGGGATGAGCCGTAATATTCGCAAAGCTGGTGTATCTAGTCAATGGCTACCCGTGCCAAATCGAGGTTTAATAGTTCCCCAAACCAGACTTAGCGATCATGCACCTTTCTGGGATTTGGGTTATCCGGCAATGATGGTGACAGATACGGCATTCTTGCGAAATCCCCATTATCACAAACCTAGTGATGCGATCGCTACTTTGGATTTAGATTTTTTAACTCGTGTCTGTGAAGGGTTAGAAATAGCAATTCGGCGGTTGTGA
- the cdaA gene encoding diadenylate cyclase CdaA has product MRDWWKQWLANLGWSQSLLLGTLDIVLVLVLTYMILVIISERRTLWMVRGFILLMLASALSGRLGLPLLSFVLEKLVIGCAVAMAVALQSEFRRFLEQLGRGEFRQLLQPDRLAIPKSDSVIDEIVEAVKELSKNRIGALLIVETTGPIDERDFSVPGVKLNAEVSKELIQTIFQPKTLLHDGATLIRGSRIVSSGIILPLSGRTASRQLGTRHRAAMGITERVENCICVVVSEETGSISLAERGTLNRPLTIRKLKESLEALLSPNVDREAVAPGLLSFVRRIGGKTLALVSRLLGLPSTASRDKK; this is encoded by the coding sequence ATGAGAGATTGGTGGAAGCAATGGCTGGCAAACCTGGGGTGGTCACAGTCCTTGCTACTTGGGACTCTGGATATTGTGTTAGTGCTGGTGCTGACATATATGATACTAGTTATCATTAGTGAGCGCCGAACACTGTGGATGGTGCGGGGATTCATTCTTTTAATGCTAGCCTCAGCACTAAGTGGCAGACTCGGACTACCTCTGCTCAGTTTTGTACTGGAAAAGTTAGTGATTGGTTGTGCTGTAGCGATGGCAGTTGCTTTACAGTCTGAATTTCGGCGGTTTTTGGAGCAATTGGGGCGTGGCGAGTTTCGTCAACTACTTCAACCCGACCGTCTGGCAATCCCCAAATCTGATAGTGTAATTGATGAAATTGTTGAGGCTGTTAAAGAATTGTCAAAAAACCGCATTGGAGCTTTACTAATTGTGGAAACCACAGGGCCAATTGATGAGCGAGATTTTTCTGTGCCAGGAGTAAAGCTAAATGCGGAGGTTTCTAAAGAATTGATCCAGACAATTTTTCAGCCGAAAACTTTGTTACACGATGGAGCGACATTGATTCGTGGCTCACGGATCGTGTCATCGGGTATAATTTTACCACTTTCGGGACGCACAGCCTCGCGCCAGTTGGGAACACGCCACCGGGCGGCAATGGGAATTACTGAGCGGGTCGAAAATTGCATTTGTGTCGTCGTATCTGAAGAAACTGGTTCTATTTCCTTAGCGGAAAGGGGAACCCTAAATAGACCGCTGACGATTAGGAAGCTGAAAGAGTCATTAGAGGCTCTTTTATCCCCAAACGTAGATAGGGAAGCTGTTGCTCCTGGTCTGTTGAGTTTTGTTCGTCGGATAGGTGGGAAGACACTAGCACTGGTTTCACGTTTACTCGGATTACCATCGACCGCTTCTCGAGATAAAAAATGA
- a CDS encoding J domain-containing protein — protein MPQSSEPTYYSLLGLHPWASVIDIRRAYRQLSKLYHPDTTDLPTAIATPKFQQINEAYATLSHPERRLSYDLKIGYSRFGVIQPPADLNHPVSHSSNWSKSAYLDASDRPLSSGEIFALFILVLTFVGCLLLAVAIGLTRGEAAIHSHQLQSLVSIQQQITYISQLITHLK, from the coding sequence ATGCCACAAAGCAGCGAACCAACTTATTACTCCCTGCTAGGACTGCATCCCTGGGCATCGGTAATTGACATTCGTCGTGCTTATCGGCAACTGAGCAAACTCTATCATCCAGATACTACAGACTTGCCAACTGCGATCGCCACTCCCAAATTCCAGCAAATCAACGAAGCCTACGCCACCCTTAGCCATCCAGAACGGCGGTTAAGTTACGATTTAAAAATTGGCTATTCCCGCTTTGGAGTGATTCAACCACCCGCTGATTTAAATCATCCCGTATCACATTCATCTAACTGGTCGAAATCAGCTTACCTCGATGCGAGCGATCGCCCCTTATCATCTGGCGAAATTTTTGCTTTATTTATACTGGTGTTAACATTTGTAGGCTGCTTACTGTTAGCAGTTGCCATTGGCTTAACTCGTGGCGAGGCTGCTATCCATTCCCATCAGCTGCAATCACTTGTATCCATACAACAGCAGATTACTTATATCTCGCAACTAATTACCCATCTGAAATAA